The following proteins come from a genomic window of Macaca thibetana thibetana isolate TM-01 chromosome 15, ASM2454274v1, whole genome shotgun sequence:
- the LOC126937437 gene encoding uncharacterized protein LOC126937437 isoform X1 produces the protein MVTETFGAQDMSGMRRYEVALEAEEEIYWGCFYFFPWLRMWRRERSSAHPGEQKLEPLRGLMSCLSSGLGPAPQRSGRSLPRRSPTAAAQPASALKI, from the exons ATGGTAACG GAGACGTTCGGAGCCCAGGACATGTCGGGAATGAGGAGATACGAAGTGGCGCTGGAGGCGGAGGAGGA GATCTACTGGGGCTGTTTCTACTTTTTCCCCTGGCTGCGCATGTGGCGGAGGGAGCGGAG CTCGGCGCACCCCGGGGAGCAGAAGCTGGAGCCTCTGCGAGGCCTGATGAGCTGTCTGTCCAGCGGCCTGGGCCCTGCTCCCCAGCGCTCGGGTCGTAGCCTCCCCCGCCGCAGCCCCACCGCCGCTGCCCAGCCAGCCAGTGCATTAAAGATTTAA
- the CCL27 gene encoding C-C motif chemokine 27 — protein MKGPSTFCSLLLLSLLLSPDPTAAFLLPPSTACCTQLYRKPLSDKLLRKVIRVELQEADGDCHLQAFVLHLAQRSICIHTQNPSLSQWFEHQERKLHGTLPNLNFGMLRKMG, from the exons ATGAAGGGGCCCTCAACCTTCTGCAGTCTCCTGCTCCTGTCATTGCTCCTGAGCCCAGACCCTACAGCAG CATTCCTACTGCCACCCAGCACTGCCTGCTGTACTCAGCTCTACCGAAAGCCACTCTCAGACAAGCTACTGAGGAAGGTCATCCGGGTGGAACTGCAGGAGGCTGATGGGGACTGTCATCTCCAGGCTTTCGT GCTTCACCTGGCTCAACGCAGCATCTGCATCCACACCCAGAACCCCAGCCTGTCACAGTGGTTTGAGCACCAAGAGAGAAAGCTCCACGGGACTCTGCCCAACCTGAATTTTGGGATGCTAAGGAAAATGGGCTGA
- the LOC126937437 gene encoding uncharacterized protein LOC126937437 isoform X2, translated as MSGMRRYEVALEAEEEIYWGCFYFFPWLRMWRRERSSAHPGEQKLEPLRGLMSCLSSGLGPAPQRSGRSLPRRSPTAAAQPASALKI; from the exons ATGTCGGGAATGAGGAGATACGAAGTGGCGCTGGAGGCGGAGGAGGA GATCTACTGGGGCTGTTTCTACTTTTTCCCCTGGCTGCGCATGTGGCGGAGGGAGCGGAG CTCGGCGCACCCCGGGGAGCAGAAGCTGGAGCCTCTGCGAGGCCTGATGAGCTGTCTGTCCAGCGGCCTGGGCCCTGCTCCCCAGCGCTCGGGTCGTAGCCTCCCCCGCCGCAGCCCCACCGCCGCTGCCCAGCCAGCCAGTGCATTAAAGATTTAA